The Populus trichocarpa isolate Nisqually-1 chromosome 18, P.trichocarpa_v4.1, whole genome shotgun sequence genomic interval TCCACTCCAAGAAGCCGTCGTAATGGACTCTTGAAAGTCGAAGACCTATACATTAGAGATTAAACCAAGCTTCGTTAGCCCAACCTTTCTGAATCTTCCGTTGACCTTTCCACACCAGAGGAAGAGCTGTTTTTTATAGTAGAGTCTGTAGCAGTCTATCTAGTCTTTTGACAGTGCCACATCTCTAACCTTCAATTAGATTAAGTTCCAAACGGCAAAAGATGTTTACTTGTTCTTATTGGCCAAATGACAGAAAAGTAGATGGAACAACTTCTTTTATTCAACCTTTTATTTCCAATGAAAATAACGAGGAATAATTCAATTTCCATTCTTTCATGTGAGTGCCAATTTATCTTCAGAAGCATGTCTTgaatgtttgattttgattgaatcAAGGGTAAGAATGTTTTGAGATGCCTAGCTTGCTTTCTTGCTGGAAATTTCCCGGGAGATGAAACAAGGAGGCCACCAAATTGGTCATTGGTCACAGGTCAATAACGTTGACGATTCAGGAGACTAGAAAAGCAGTCGAAGCTTTGAATATTGGTTGTAGAATTCTGTTGATCTTGTAATAGTGCCAAAAATTTccaagtttttctttgttttccaaCAGCATGACAAATTCCAAGTACATAGACTGCTATTGTTGAACCTTGGGGATAACTGAGCGTAGGGTCAGCACTCCTGCAGCTCCCAACCATAACCTAACTTGCGTGAGATTCACAGCTGAAACTATTGCTAGTCATGATAATGGTTAGTAGCGCTGAACAAGCGAGTCATCTGtacgaggaaagaaaaaaaaaattgaagtgcctttgaagagaaaaaggaaatcaTTTAACTCGCTAGGCCTTCAAAATACCCATCCATTTATTTATTGCTGCAAAAACAAAGCAATACTTCAATTCTGAACAAAGTAATactcagattaaaaaaaaactcaaatcagaaaaataaaaagtgaaacttttttttaatataatatttctccatctaaaactaaaagattagtttttcaatttttcgaATTTCTATCAAGTTTGAAAAACCACACATTTTAGAGGTTATCCACATTCACATTTATTCTTTACAAGTTtttgagatgagaaaaaaagacaggatacaatataattttgtaaatgcaagcaaaagattaaaattatttttttcacattttcatgtttcaataatatcataaatttaactacaaatattttcttagttaacaatattttcttggtttaaatgaaataaagtaTTTAGATGACtgttataaaatatgattttttatgaaaagaacttttaattttgatgaatttttatttttgaaaaaaactcatttttatttttaataaatgaatatgtttttcaatttttttattgaaaatgaaaaagaaaaaagaaaataattgattttaataaagaaCAGACCCTTAATAGCTTATAGCTTTTAGAAAGATTTTGTTTCCTTCCATTTTGGAAAGATTTTGATTTGAAGCGACTCGGAAACTTAGTCAAATAGACCAAACAtggatatcattttttttttaatatttttacattgttttaataagttaatgtaaaaataattttttaaaaataaaaaatatattttttaatatattttcaagcaaaaaccatcttaaaaaataaccgttacCATGCTTTCAAACACCCTCCAAACCTTTTGCTTTATAGCTGCCATAAACAACCTGATAGGATACATAGGGGAGCTGAAGAAAAAGGTTATGAAGTGTTGAAGGGGTATGTATCTACAAAAAATTGTCAAGAAATatgatttcaaattaatttgacaaaatgGGGTATCTACAATAGCCAAGCAACCTGCGGGCACAAAAACAGAGAGCGCACATTCCTTCCATGCGAATTTGTGCTTGAGCTGTGAGTAACAACGGCTCTTTGGCACTTTCTTGCAGCAATTGGTGGTAAAGGCAGTTTCCTCCCGTTCACGATATGGTTCAAATGGGGCTGTTATTTGCGCTGTCATTGTGAGACTTGATGACTTGTTATTTCTAGCAGATTTTTTCTTCATTGCATTGCACACAGACTTGCTCAAACTCAATCCTATTGCtctttttattcattgttttcAAGGATTAACTCTGAGGGAGCGATAAGAAACTGTTACCCCGTTGACCCTCTACCACTGTGGCATGAAGAGTTAAATGCATCTGTGTTTATCCAATGAGCATATGAAGTTATGTTGCCAGTGATGGAATTCTATATATATCTTGACGCAACAGAGAAAGATACTCCATTTAGGCTAAAAAATTCACTCAAACAAATCCCAAGCTTACGAAAACTATCAAACACATGAAAACACCCGAGAGGGCCTCAATCAATCGAACCAGTGAAGTATATGGACTGTGTGCAATTGACTGGATaacatttcattttgtttttttgtttttaatttgaggaCTAGAATGAACATCTCACATTACAAATGAGTTGTCCTAGGTGGCAATAAGTAGACCATTTTGTCCTGTCTTGTTCAGAGAAAGAGAGGGTGATATTTGGTCAGCAACAAGCCAACAACGGCAATGGCAATGGTAGGAGGCAATCAGGTCCACAACGTGTTCGTGTATGGAAGCCTTCTTGCTGATGACGTTGTTCGTGCCCTCTTGAGCCGCATCCCTCAATCTTCTCCAGCCATCCTCAACGGCCAGTctgtattttttctctctctctttttcgtTAAATTAAAAGTGGCCTgtgatttcatttcaatattaacTCTTCCTCCCATTGTAtcgatttcttcttttttccagtttttttaatgttcaatcATCACTGATCATAACCcacaatttatttttgcttactttttgttgttgttgttgttttgtagTCACAGGTTTAGCATAAAAGGGCGCGTCTACCCTGCAATTCTACCTGTGGAGAACAAGGAAGTTACTGGAAAGGTCTGTTTCATCCCCCCAATGGTTCACTTTTATGTTCAAGTCCTAATTTTCTCACTTCTTGATCTAAGCAGAAATCTTTCTTATGTATAATCTCAAGTTTTGGTTGCTgccatttggttttttttttaaatattaaatttaatgaacgtgtttttttagtgattttgatTCTTGTGTCTTAGGCTGCATCTAATGCATGAGTTTTTGTTAGTCCAGGTTCTCCAGGGCATCACTGATCTGGAATTGTATATTTTAGATGAATTTGAGGACGTTGAATATGAAAGAGTCACTGTTGATGTTTCTTTGATGGTAAGTGAGTTCGGTTCAACAATCTTCAATGTTTTCTTGTCACGAATTTAAATGGGATGTTCATGCTTCATTGATTGCATGCCCTTGTTGTTGCTAAGAAGGTAAGCTGCCAATTCCTTCTCCGCAGGATAGGAATTGACTGTCAAGAACATTGTTGATCAtcaaccatcttttttttttctaattcatgatCGATTGGTTAAGTGGCATGTCGCCCTTTTAGTTTTGTCATACTTTTCTTTGGACATTTCGAATTTGAATAATGTCTCATGGGTGGATGCAAAAGAAGTATTGTGGTTTTGAGTCTGCATCTTAAACGAATGCATGGGctaaaattcaaatgaaaagcCAGATATTCTTGAAAATTTACGGTCCATTTCAAGGGGAAGGTCTCCAAACAGATGAGAAAGATCGTCCCATGTGGCTCTCATGGAGTTGTACTATATTGTTGCAGAAAGTAATAGATGGTGATGATATTTTGCAGGACTCATCTAACAAGTCACAAGCATTTGCTTATGTTTGGTCAGACAAGAATGATCCCAACTTGTACGGGGAGTGGGATTTTGAGGTAAACatgctatattttattttcttgaaaatcttcTTTGCATAGGTTGCTACTGTATGCTTTAATGTAGTTTCGGGCAAAAGATGTTGAGAAGGGGGAAATGTTAGAATATGAATTGTGAACCAAGAGTTCCATTTTTGCTTTCAGCAAACTGCAAAAATCAGAAGGTCAAGGCAATTGTGCTTGGCTCTATTCGTACCCCTTTTTTTATGGTCGAAATCTTGATTGATTCAGCTAGTTCCTCTTGTTTCACCATGTAACTAAATCAGTTAATTAATTGGTCAGTGCCACGATCAATAACCTTGTTTGCAAAGTCAAAATGGAATAGATTCCACACATTTCTCATATCCGCACTAAGATAGCAATATCATCCATTAGACTGcatgtcttttcttttccttacatGATAGCTATGTTTACTATTTGCCCACTTGTCTTGAATTTACACAGCCATTGAACTTTCAAGCCTCCAAACAAGGTTTTGCTGTGCTTCGTTTCAATGTACTTTCGCTCTAAATATGTGAGAATCAGGCTCAGGAAATCTAGTAGTCTACAAATGATAAACCCTGTCATGTTTCCTGTTCTTAGTCTTTGTTCTTCTGGTTTTGGAGGAGCATTAAGAATAAATCCTATAATTCATAATTGAAAGTATGAGACCCGTCTCAACCACAAAATCATCAAGGTTATATTGCTTCATGCCTGGCCAACAACAGTATTAGCTGGTCAGGGTTAGCTATAGGTTTGCCATGGCTGCCAGCTAGGTTTTGTGGCAAGCCACTGTGTTGTCTCAGCTGAAGTGAGCCCAAGATGTTACCAAGCCCACGcccaggttttttctttttctatgtttCTATTTTAAAAGAACATCTAGGATTTTGCTGTAAATCTGTTGGATATGTTCTTAATGCTCCAGTCAATCCCACCTTTTAGCCTCATCATTTGCATTTGCTGTTTTACTTCCGATGCCTTCATCCCATCATTTTCCTCAACTCTGTTTCTtgcttgcttatttttttttactgtatttgTCGAAAGGAATGGAAGAGGACTCAGATGTCGGATTTCGTCAAGATGTCTGCTGAATTTAGGAAAGATCTAGAGCTGCCCGAGTCGAAGACAAGAATAGCCACTTACGAATCCTACTATCAGCAGGATGGCAGCGACAGTCCCCTCGCCCCCTGAAAGCGGACATTCTTTCTGCTGAATTTAGATTTACATTAATGGCGGAGGCGTTGTACTATGATTTTATGGTCAATTGTTCATAAAAGGCGAGTGGGGACTTATAATCCCAGACGTGCATTATAATGGATGTTGGTAGCCATTGCTGGACAGTATATAACCAAAAGAATCATTTGATGTAAATCTATAAGCTTCAAAGGCTCTATCACCTTATTCTTTTTCTGATTGGAACAAGTATCTAGTCATTTTAGGAAACCCCTTTCGTTTTCCTAAGTTGACAAATTTAACTATCAAGTTTAAATTCCCAGTAAATAAATCAACGTAGAATAATTCTGAGGTAAAAAATAACTGGTGGGCGTCAGGCAATAAAACTGTATGTCTTGGGTCATTAAACGATTCGTTTCCGTATTGATAAATTGCGGCGGTAAAAAACAGATGGCACAGAGGCGATCAAAACTACTGTACCGAGTCCTTCACATCAACTTCATAAAGGGATATCCCATCAGATTCTAATGCACACTGGTGAATCGGTGACAATTTTTGGTCTGAAACATGCTCTATTATTCGGAGGGGAAGCAGttggattttataaattaacatccGAAATACAAATTCCTggaataatgataataatttatgCAGCTGGATTGTGGTTACAGTTTACTAATACAGAAATGTTCTGTCTCTTAATATAGTAACCACTAACCACAATGAGAGACAATTGACTAAGTTATGGACACTGGCCGGCGAATTCTCAAGTATCCGAATTTTCCTGACCCAGGCGACGAACCCTCGAAAATAAATGGCAAATAGCCAGTTCCGCCTTTGTATCTGTGCTGAATCTGGAAATTCAAAATGACAGATTGCTCATTAACAAGTTAAATccaatagcaattataaaggaCCAAGAAAAATActactttttttcccttctaaatGATTAGCAGCGTTAAGCAGCAGGAAATACACTCATCAATCTACAATGGCTTGCAATTGTAATTACTTGTTAAATATGAGCAATGAcaatagaaagcaaaaataTAAGCTCTAGTTAATTCGGTGTCCCAGGCCTATCATCAAGTGCAAGAGCATGAAATAAACAGGGCATGTatgaaaagggaaaggaaagtaTCTCGGCAAATATCAAATTCAAGATTATTCTATTTGTAATTGGCCACCTCGAAGAACAACAAGAACATGTGCACGATGATAAAAGGAACAAATGCATAAAGgagaaaaattaacatttttctaTGATCATGCTGGTCTAGAATTACCTCCAGAATTTGTTGGCTGCTTCTAAGACAGTTCCTACCGATTACACAAACTGTTCCACCAGAACCCCCACCAGTTATTTTTGCTCCATATAAAGTCCCATCTTCAGATTTTGATGGTTTGCCATGTTGCATTTCCTGTACCAACCGCACAAGCCTATCTGTCCCATCAGAACCAAGCCCGCAAGCACTGTAGCTATAGTGACACTGCAAAATAACATAGCACATTAACAATACTTTTAATCCACTTTCATCTATTTGATAGTTCTCGTGTTGTCATGAAGCACTGTAGCTATAATGACactgtaaaataaaatagcacATTAACAAAACTTTTAATCCACTTTCGTCTATTTCATAGTTCTCGTGTTGTCATGATTCCATTCATTGAGCAGgctgttattatttattgtaaCGTTGAAAAATAGTAAGATTTCTTTGGTGTAAAAGTTAACGATCAGGATGTTTATCTACTTTCAGAATAATGCTTAGTGTGGTCAATAAGTCAATAGTTCCTCTAAAGGAGAGGGGACATGGCACTGTCAACCAAACATGGCTGGCTTCACACATTAATAATGGTTTTTACAGTCACTTTATCATGATTACGGGACAGAAATATAGAGCAGTGAACATCTTTGTAACATTTCCTATAGCTGGATCATGAATATCTGGCAAATCAAATCTGAAGTTTCCAACAATGAAAATCTCAATCACAGTGATGTCAAACGAATTTGAATATACCTGATACAATAGTTCTCCAAGAGCTGTAAGTTGCTCATCTGAACTGGTGGAAGTTAACAATGCTTTGAAGGCCTAAACATCAAGAAGCAGAACAAAGAGGATTTTAGAAATAGCATGGACAACTGTATCCACCGAACATAATTTCCAAAGTTGTTCAATCCATATTTGAAACAATGAAATGAAAACCATTGCTGACCTTGACACGGAAGTTTTCATATATAGGATGATTAGCCGGTGCTCTCACAACATATGTGCGCTTCTCATCAATTATCGTGACAGCATCATTATGATCAATATACTTCTCCAGAAAGGTCTCTCCAAGGATGGATTCAGGAAGCATCTTAGCATAGAGAGCCTCATATCTGTATCATCAGATTTAACGTAAAAGTAAAAAATGCACGTACATTTACTTCAGAGTTGCAGGACAAGATTCAGATGTTCCATAACCATAATCATAAAACAAGATAATGGAGAATGACAACAGAAAACTAACATTAAGAAGTAAAACTCACAAAGAAATACAGCATTTGGAACGGAAAGTAAAGAGAACATCAAGTTAGAACCATCTAACACTGTGATAATATATTATAGAAGCGGGGAATCACCTGTCGATTGTGGAAGCATGGGGTTATGACAAGTAAAAACTGTTTTtcctctattttatttaaaatgtgcGTTTCAACTATAATAAGAGGCCATGTTTCTTAAGCAATGTAAGAGTATTTAATTCATCCCAcaaagagaagagagggagtttttttaatcaaaacagtCACAGGGCTCTGTAAGATAACTACAGGatgtaaggataaaaacatTATCAACATAAGAGAAATTAATCAAAGCATCCCACACATCACATGGATTACTACCTACCTTACACAAATTATGGAATGGACCTCAAAAGACTGTTACCTGTGTGGATTACTACCTACCTTACACAAATTATGGAATGGACCCCAAAAGACCGTTACCTGTGTGGTGATAAGTTACACAAGTAATCCAATGAAGCTTCAGCTTTGATTAGATCCACACTATGATCCTCCAACTCGTCATGGATTAACCCATTAGCACTGGGCAGTGATCTGGACAAAGTAGATGATGCTATAGACTTAATCATCTTTTGACCCATGAAGGCACCTATTCTTACAGATCCATAATCTGCACCACCAACACTgccgaagaaaaaaaatttactacaTTAAAATAGGAGCTAAGCAATGCCAAAAGATAAAGGTGCGTGGTTTGCTACAAAAGTTATCAAAGTGGTGAAATTACTACATTATCTAAGTCATTAGCAATGCCAAAAAATTACTACAATAATCCAGAAGCGAATGTAGCCATTAAAAGGAGCTTCATAGACCATTAATTTCTTGAacatgtaataaatatttgcttGCACGAAAGTGAGCAAGTCAAGGGCCTGGCAAGAACAAGAATTAACAACCATTATGAAGTTCCATAATGCCTGATCTGTAAACAACTAATATGCCATGTCCAATAGAGATTGGAGAGGTTGGTAGTGAGCCACAACACAGTTTCTTTTACTAAAATGAAAAGATGCCAAATCCTCAAATCAAATAAGATAAAACATCCATGAAGACTTAACAATCAATTAGTGAaagcaatcaagaaaaaaactgaaatagaGAATATGAAAGAGTGCTTAGAATGAATGAACATTACATGCAAATGCCAATTTGTAAAATGAGTGGCAGGAGAATTAATTAAAAGCATTCAGGGGGCTGGATACCTGTGTCGTATTCCTGAATCAATTCCCCAGAAACGAATATGGCTAGGAATTTCTACAAGCCCAATAACCTCTGCAGGCTGCATTGATAATCAACACAGGTATAGCATTGTTTCTTATCCTTTGGAAAATCTTTATCAAAAGTTTAGCCAGCGACATGAATAGTCCTTACCTGGCACACCATTGCAAGAAGTTTGTTGGCTTCACCACATGCTGAAGTCATCTGATCCATTACACCACATGGAGCTCCAACAATGTGATTCTCTACCTATTGAACACTTCTTACGTCAGAACTGATATACATATTTTGCTAATAAGAAGTTTTCTTCTATCTGTTAAAAATCAAACCTTTTGGCAGAGCAAAGCAATATCTCTTGGACTGATACTTAATCCTGCAACATTTACATGAAGGTTGAACTTTAAAGTCAATTGTTTAACAACATCAAGAATATCAGTTCATGAATATCCAAGAGTATCCATGGTCcagtgaaaaaatatatgatagtGGCTTTATAGATGATAGTGGCTTTATACAACAGCTTACTGTAAGAAACAGAATTTTTTGTATGATGCAGGCAGTATTCTTCATAAATTGCTGGGATTCAATCTAACAAGACTACAGCttgaaaaataagaaccaaGCCTTGTTAGATATTTACAGAGTTCATTAGCTGCAGATGTTTACAAAGTAGATTATTAGCTTCTGCAAGGAACAttcctaacaaaaaaatatggtgACAAATTCAAAGCTTTACATTATTTAAGCTTAGCATTTTGTTTAACGTTGGCAAGTTCTCCAAAGTGTCAAGGCATTTATTCTGGTAATTGGAagtaaaaccaaattaattaatcttcaaGAAACCCTGAAAAAGTCTCAAACAATGGAGAAAGATCTTCGTATCCATTGATTCAGggtaaaaaattacaaattcacagtttttatttatttatttatttcctacCTAGTATTCTGTCCTAAAACTCATGTGCTTCCACTTAGCCATCCACTATCCCATTGATCTGTGGTTGAACCATCTTGATTATTTCAAAATACAGTTTACATAAAGGTCATTAGTCTTGATAATTAATTGGGCAGCTAGCGCAAGGACCAAATTATAACATGAcagatatattaaaagaaaaaatgaactgccAATGAGTTTAGGAGAATTAGAATAGCAGTTACCATGAGCAGCAGCTATAGCAGACATGCTGGCAACCTCCACTGATGCAGAAGAAGATACCCCTTTTCCCTCGGGGACTGCTGAAGAAACCTGTATTTCCGTGTAGGAATAATTAAGATCTGAAATGAGCAAAGCCCAGAATGTGCATGGTTATGGTACACAGATGATCTACAACGAAAAGGACAAAAAAGGTCCACATGCAACAGACAATAACCAGAAATTTAGCACAGTTTACCTAGTTCACCTTAAGCTTTGGGTCATTGTAAACCTATAGTTTAGCAGTTTTATGGTTATATGACAGCAAGATACATGAAAGCAATCTTATCGTCtatattttcatgcatattgaAGTCAATGGGAAAgaggaaggggaaaaaacaaaga includes:
- the LOC18107562 gene encoding AIG2-like protein D, with protein sequence MAMVGGNQVHNVFVYGSLLADDVVRALLSRIPQSSPAILNGHHRFSIKGRVYPAILPVENKEVTGKVLQGITDLELYILDEFEDVEYERVTVDVSLMDSSNKSQAFAYVWSDKNDPNLYGEWDFEEWKRTQMSDFVKMSAEFRKDLELPESKTRIATYESYYQQDGSDSPLAP